One segment of Paenibacillus rhizovicinus DNA contains the following:
- the remA gene encoding extracellular matrix/biofilm regulator RemA, with the protein MAIKLINIGFGNIVSANRIISIVSPESAPIKRIIQEARDRHMLIDATYGRRTRAVIITDSDHVILSAVQPETVAHRLSTKDDDHDE; encoded by the coding sequence ATGGCCATTAAGCTCATTAATATCGGTTTCGGAAATATCGTTTCCGCGAATCGGATCATTTCAATCGTCAGCCCGGAATCGGCGCCTATCAAACGGATCATTCAAGAAGCGCGCGACCGGCATATGCTGATCGACGCGACTTATGGCCGCCGTACGAGGGCCGTCATTATCACGGACAGCGATCATGTCATTTTATCAGCGGTTCAGCCGGAAACGGTTGCGCATCGTCTATCGACCAAGGATGACGATCACGACGAATAG
- a CDS encoding bifunctional homocysteine S-methyltransferase/methylenetetrahydrofolate reductase gives MKPDLREALQTRILTGDGAMGTYLYGMGFPVGVSYEEFNLLRPEVIADVHRRYYEAGARIIETNTFSANLASLTNYGLDNEVEAINRAGVRIARSAVGSDAYVVGAVGSIRAGKRKNMSSSLLEQLFRQQIGALLSEGVDGILLETFYDLEEAMLALRIVRSLSDTPVICQFAVEKEAVTLDGKTIEAVFESLRLEGADVVGFNCRSGPNGILRAIDTINGDVQLSLSVFPNAGIPDYVDGKYHYSSTPEYFAESARKFADRGARIIGGCCGTTPEHIAAIAAALDGYVPQPVDPADLLQTAAKERVVISDNGAPGRASNLEPTIVDLVQERHTVIVELDPPRDLDIHKFMEGAKALKAIKADAVTLADNSLAVTRMSNIALASLVQQQVGIRPLVHIACRDRNLIGTQSHMMGLDALGIDHVLAVTGDPARFGDLPDSSSVYDLTSFEMIRMIKQLNEGVAFSGKPLKQKANFITGAAFNPNVKYLDKAIARLEKKIDTGADYIMTQPVYDRELIIRIAEATKHLQVPIFIGIMPLASGRNAEYLHNEVPGIQLSDEVRKRMAGLEGEAGRAEGVRIAEELLDTAMDHFKGIYLITPFMFYDMTVKLTDYVWRKTGSLTK, from the coding sequence ATGAAACCGGATTTACGGGAAGCGCTGCAGACGCGCATCTTGACCGGCGACGGCGCGATGGGAACCTACCTATACGGGATGGGGTTCCCTGTCGGCGTTTCCTACGAAGAATTCAACCTGCTCCGCCCGGAAGTGATCGCGGACGTACATCGCCGCTATTATGAAGCCGGAGCGAGAATCATAGAGACCAATACGTTCTCGGCGAACTTGGCGAGCTTGACCAATTACGGCCTGGACAACGAAGTAGAGGCCATTAACCGGGCAGGCGTCCGAATCGCCCGTTCGGCCGTGGGCAGCGACGCTTACGTCGTTGGCGCGGTAGGCTCCATTCGGGCCGGGAAGCGCAAAAACATGTCGTCCTCCCTGCTGGAGCAATTGTTCCGTCAGCAAATCGGCGCATTGCTAAGCGAAGGCGTGGACGGCATCCTGCTGGAAACGTTCTACGACTTGGAAGAGGCGATGCTCGCGCTTCGCATCGTGCGCAGCCTGTCGGATACGCCGGTCATTTGTCAATTCGCGGTCGAGAAAGAGGCCGTGACGCTTGACGGTAAAACGATCGAAGCGGTATTCGAGAGTTTGAGGCTCGAAGGCGCGGACGTCGTCGGATTCAACTGCCGAAGCGGTCCGAACGGGATCCTGCGCGCCATCGATACGATTAACGGCGACGTGCAACTGTCATTGTCCGTCTTTCCGAACGCGGGGATTCCCGATTATGTCGACGGCAAGTACCACTACAGCTCGACGCCGGAATACTTCGCGGAATCGGCACGTAAATTCGCCGACCGCGGCGCGCGCATCATCGGCGGCTGCTGCGGCACGACGCCGGAACATATAGCGGCGATTGCCGCTGCGCTCGACGGATATGTCCCGCAGCCGGTAGATCCTGCGGATTTGCTGCAGACGGCTGCCAAAGAACGTGTCGTCATCAGCGATAACGGCGCACCGGGACGCGCTTCGAACCTGGAACCGACGATCGTCGATCTGGTGCAAGAGCGCCATACGGTCATCGTCGAGCTGGATCCGCCGCGCGATCTCGACATTCATAAGTTCATGGAAGGCGCCAAAGCGCTGAAAGCGATCAAAGCCGACGCCGTGACGCTGGCGGATAATTCGCTTGCCGTAACGAGAATGAGCAACATCGCGCTGGCTTCGCTGGTACAGCAGCAGGTCGGCATCCGGCCGCTCGTCCACATCGCCTGCCGCGACCGCAATTTGATCGGAACGCAATCGCATATGATGGGCCTGGACGCGCTGGGCATCGATCATGTGCTGGCCGTTACGGGAGACCCTGCTAGATTCGGAGATCTGCCGGATTCCAGCTCCGTTTACGACTTGACGTCATTCGAAATGATCCGGATGATCAAGCAGTTGAACGAAGGCGTGGCGTTCTCGGGCAAACCGCTGAAGCAAAAGGCGAATTTCATTACGGGAGCTGCTTTCAACCCGAACGTGAAATATCTAGATAAAGCAATCGCGCGGCTGGAGAAGAAAATCGATACGGGCGCCGATTACATCATGACGCAGCCGGTTTACGATAGAGAACTGATCATCCGCATCGCGGAAGCGACGAAGCATCTGCAGGTTCCGATCTTCATCGGCATTATGCCGCTTGCTAGCGGCAGGAATGCGGAATATCTTCACAACGAGGTGCCTGGCATTCAGCTGTCGGATGAAGTCCGCAAACGGATGGCCGGACTCGAAGGGGAAGCGGGCCGCGCCGAAGGCGTTCGCATCGCGGAAGAACTGCTGGATACGGCGATGGACCATTTCAAAGGCATCTATCTCATTACGCCGTTCATGTTCTACGATATGACGGTGAAATTGACGGATTACGTTTGGCGAAAAACGGGCAGTTTAACCAAGTAA
- the dapF gene encoding diaminopimelate epimerase, with protein MNFTKMHGLGNDFIVVAGETQLPDNAAQLAEQLCNRFFGIGADGLVYILPSEQADFRMRIINSDGSEAEQCGNAIRCVAKYVYDNGLTNKESLTIETLGAGVQAVQLTVENGKVEKVRVNMGQPILEGLKVPTTIDANPVIGQSIEVDGREFKFTAVSMGNPHCVIYVDDAVNFDLATWGPKLEVHPLFPRKINVEFVTVRSKDFTDMRVWERGAGPTLACGTGACATVVASVLNGLTDRTATVSLKGGDLLIEWDEATNFVFMTGPAAEVFRGTV; from the coding sequence ATGAATTTTACGAAAATGCACGGACTAGGGAACGATTTTATCGTCGTAGCAGGGGAAACGCAATTACCGGATAACGCAGCGCAGCTCGCGGAACAGCTCTGCAATCGCTTCTTCGGCATCGGCGCAGACGGACTAGTTTATATTTTACCTTCGGAACAGGCGGATTTCCGCATGCGCATCATCAATTCCGACGGCTCCGAAGCCGAACAATGCGGCAATGCGATCCGCTGCGTAGCCAAATACGTATACGACAACGGACTGACGAATAAAGAATCGCTGACGATCGAAACGCTCGGCGCGGGCGTGCAAGCGGTCCAACTGACCGTAGAGAACGGCAAGGTCGAGAAGGTCCGCGTTAATATGGGCCAACCGATTTTGGAAGGACTGAAAGTGCCGACGACGATCGATGCGAACCCGGTTATCGGCCAGTCGATCGAAGTGGATGGCCGCGAGTTCAAGTTTACGGCGGTATCGATGGGCAATCCGCACTGCGTCATTTATGTCGACGACGCGGTCAATTTCGACCTCGCGACATGGGGGCCGAAGCTGGAAGTGCATCCGTTGTTCCCGCGTAAGATCAACGTGGAATTCGTGACCGTGCGTTCCAAAGACTTCACCGACATGCGCGTATGGGAGCGCGGAGCGGGCCCGACCCTCGCATGCGGCACAGGCGCTTGCGCGACAGTAGTAGCATCCGTGCTGAACGGATTGACAGACCGCACGGCGACCGTTTCGCTGAAAGGCGGCGACCTGCTCATCGAATGGGATGAAGCAACGAACTTTGTATTCATGACAGGACCGGCGGCAGAAGTATTCCGCGGTACCGTATAA
- a CDS encoding class I SAM-dependent methyltransferase — translation MQEHEVIYQSETETYDRLIANEDREGNVLRAIRTIVPNLAQVDAADIGSGTGKIARRLASQVKSIVMTDASKAMLAVAEKHLKAGGSANWRMEQGMNENLPLADHAVDLLTAGWTICYSTSSNIPNWEDNLQRIQQEIARVVKPGGSAVIFENFGTGSSVPDPPDFLTAYYAKLELQYGFAHTVIQTDFEFESVEEAAALTDFFFGSELSQEVLRTQVTRVPGFTGVWWKRY, via the coding sequence ATGCAAGAGCATGAAGTCATTTATCAAAGCGAAACCGAAACTTACGACCGCCTCATAGCCAATGAGGACCGGGAAGGAAACGTGCTGCGCGCCATCCGAACGATCGTTCCTAATCTAGCGCAGGTGGACGCAGCGGACATCGGCTCGGGAACGGGGAAAATCGCCAGAAGATTGGCGTCGCAGGTGAAGTCTATTGTCATGACAGATGCATCAAAAGCGATGCTGGCCGTGGCCGAAAAGCATTTGAAGGCCGGGGGCAGCGCAAACTGGCGGATGGAGCAGGGGATGAACGAGAACCTTCCGCTAGCCGATCATGCGGTGGATCTATTGACCGCGGGATGGACGATCTGTTATTCGACAAGCTCGAATATCCCGAATTGGGAAGACAACCTGCAGCGCATCCAGCAAGAAATCGCCAGAGTCGTCAAACCGGGAGGATCAGCCGTCATCTTCGAAAACTTCGGGACGGGAAGCAGCGTCCCCGATCCGCCGGATTTCTTAACAGCGTACTATGCCAAACTCGAGCTGCAATACGGCTTTGCGCATACGGTGATCCAAACCGATTTTGAATTCGAATCCGTGGAAGAAGCGGCAGCATTGACCGATTTCTTCTTCGGCAGCGAGCTCAGTCAAGAAGTGCTGCGCACGCAAGTGACCAGAGTTCCCGGTTTTACAGGGGTATGGTGGAAGCGGTACTGA
- a CDS encoding MerR family transcriptional regulator yields the protein MKINEIAERLDITPRAIRLYEARGLLKPQRESENGYRRFSDSDAWRLQTIGALRGAGLGLDAIQSLLDKLDRGDSATVHHYLELQRMALASKWVEGKYAMTMLDELIGRFEDKGRLDAADLFELTGRLKDIRRQQAAWIDTWQFDAIAAQFDRSAAMLSTGTALTQEEYEQALDLIVQWTSPRQGEQGLDIGTGTGNLAGQLASRGAHMSAVDQSKEMLAICRDKHPGVAAKLGNALALPFVDGRFSLIVSAFALHFLNGEQQTLALEEMNRVLLPNGRICLAGLMAEDGSPAQETEPKRHAINRGRLLEWFKEHDFVTVHYAVNPQIGVLYAVRKH from the coding sequence ATGAAAATCAACGAGATTGCAGAACGGCTCGACATAACTCCCCGGGCGATTCGGCTTTATGAAGCCCGAGGCTTACTGAAGCCGCAGCGGGAAAGCGAGAACGGCTACCGTCGTTTCTCGGACAGCGATGCTTGGCGGCTGCAGACGATCGGCGCGCTTCGCGGCGCGGGGCTCGGCCTGGATGCGATCCAATCGCTGCTCGACAAACTAGACCGGGGCGATTCTGCAACGGTGCATCATTATTTGGAGCTGCAGCGCATGGCGCTCGCATCCAAATGGGTAGAAGGCAAATATGCCATGACGATGCTGGATGAACTCATCGGCAGATTCGAGGACAAGGGACGGCTGGACGCCGCGGATTTATTCGAGCTGACCGGAAGGCTAAAGGACATTCGGCGGCAGCAGGCCGCGTGGATCGATACGTGGCAATTCGACGCGATTGCAGCCCAATTCGATCGATCTGCCGCGATGCTCTCGACCGGCACGGCATTGACGCAGGAAGAATACGAACAGGCGCTGGATCTGATCGTGCAATGGACATCGCCGCGCCAGGGAGAGCAGGGGCTGGATATCGGGACGGGAACGGGCAACTTGGCGGGCCAGCTCGCCTCGCGGGGCGCGCACATGTCGGCAGTCGATCAATCCAAGGAGATGCTGGCCATTTGCAGGGACAAGCATCCCGGAGTGGCAGCCAAACTCGGTAATGCGCTCGCGCTGCCGTTCGTGGACGGACGGTTCTCGCTGATCGTGTCCGCGTTCGCGCTGCATTTTCTGAATGGAGAACAACAGACGCTGGCACTGGAGGAAATGAACCGCGTGCTCCTGCCGAACGGCCGCATTTGCCTGGCGGGTCTGATGGCGGAAGATGGATCGCCCGCGCAGGAAACAGAGCCCAAGAGGCATGCCATTAACCGCGGCCGGCTCCTGGAGTGGTTCAAGGAACATGATTTCGTTACCGTGCATTATGCGGTCAATCCGCAGATCGGCGTCCTCTACGCCGTCCGCAAACATTGA
- the gmk gene encoding guanylate kinase, which translates to MNRGLLIVLSGPSGVGKGTVCSELRHKQNELVYSVSATTRLPRQGEIDGINYFFKTREQFQDMIARDALLEHAEYVGNYYGTPRDFVERTLASGKDIILEIEVQGALKVKEKFPQGVFIFLVPPSLDVLKQRITGRGTENADIIDHRMNVAVEEMNLIRYYDYAVVNDQIDAACHRIQSIIVAEHCRKDRFIEELEEVKEASEKA; encoded by the coding sequence ATGAACAGAGGATTGTTAATTGTATTGTCCGGTCCTTCGGGCGTAGGTAAAGGAACGGTATGTTCCGAGCTTCGGCATAAACAGAACGAGTTGGTTTATTCCGTATCGGCAACGACGCGCTTGCCTCGTCAAGGAGAAATCGACGGAATCAATTATTTTTTCAAGACAAGAGAACAGTTTCAAGATATGATCGCGCGCGATGCGCTGCTCGAGCATGCGGAATACGTAGGCAATTACTACGGAACGCCCCGTGATTTCGTAGAGCGTACGCTTGCTTCGGGCAAGGATATCATTCTTGAAATCGAAGTGCAGGGCGCGCTCAAAGTAAAAGAGAAGTTCCCGCAAGGCGTGTTCATTTTCTTGGTGCCGCCGTCTCTTGACGTGCTTAAACAACGCATTACGGGGCGCGGTACGGAGAATGCCGATATTATCGACCATCGCATGAACGTGGCCGTGGAAGAGATGAATTTGATTCGTTACTACGATTATGCCGTCGTCAACGACCAGATCGATGCCGCATGCCACCGCATTCAAAGCATTATCGTTGCGGAGCATTGCCGTAAAGACCGGTTTATTGAAGAACTCGAAGAAGTGAAGGAAGCTTCCGAGAAAGCATGA
- a CDS encoding Rqc2 family fibronectin-binding protein — protein MALDGIVTRAIADELQACVGARIHKIHQPSPHDLVLQIRGGRNPGRLLLSANPTYPRVHWTEQTFVNPMEAPMFCMLMRKHCEGAVIEAVRQVGNERIIHLDVRQRDELGDTFQKRIIIELMGRHSNIILLDATTETIHDGIHHVTPSISSYRVIMPGTSYIAPPEQGKHDPFAVNGEREFTAALHGAGSLLLNPPMPDEDSIHFGTAPKPVPAESLTPDKLIVAAFSGMSPLLAKEIAYRAAAANPNEKLPNGLDEIQRTGEMLWPFFRDMMTPFRSGSYEPQIVALAGGNGKSAFSVTPLTHLKGETAAFETVSACLEAFYGDKAQRDTVKQRVSDLIRFLQNERGKNEKKLEKLEESLREAQDADKFRILGELLTASLHQIQRGDTTVELANYYEEEMPLITIPLDPQLTPSQNAQRLFKKYAKFRNSQVFVTEQMGLAEQEIQYLASLLQQLDSASLADIEEIRDELAEQGYMRQREKRGAKKKKSKQPALLCYTSSEGLPIFVGKNNTQNDFLTNKVAGPNDTWLHTKDIPGSHVVIRGANFNDRTLEEAAMLAAQFSQARSSSMVPVDYTLIRHVKKPSGAKPGFVIYDHQKTLFITPDEQRLKDLPSQIKA, from the coding sequence ATGGCCTTAGATGGAATCGTTACACGCGCGATCGCAGACGAGCTTCAAGCTTGCGTCGGAGCGCGCATTCATAAAATACACCAGCCGTCGCCGCATGACCTCGTTCTGCAAATTCGCGGAGGCCGGAACCCGGGCAGACTGCTGCTTTCGGCAAATCCGACTTACCCGCGCGTGCACTGGACGGAGCAAACGTTCGTCAATCCGATGGAAGCGCCGATGTTCTGCATGCTGATGCGCAAACATTGCGAAGGCGCCGTCATTGAAGCGGTGCGCCAAGTCGGCAACGAACGCATTATCCATCTCGATGTCCGCCAACGCGACGAACTCGGCGATACGTTCCAGAAGCGCATTATCATCGAATTGATGGGCCGCCACAGCAACATCATTCTGCTTGACGCGACAACGGAGACGATCCATGACGGCATCCATCACGTTACGCCGTCCATTAGCAGCTATCGCGTCATCATGCCCGGCACCTCATATATTGCTCCGCCGGAGCAAGGCAAGCACGATCCGTTCGCGGTCAACGGCGAACGAGAGTTCACCGCGGCGCTGCATGGCGCGGGCTCCTTGCTTCTGAACCCTCCAATGCCGGACGAAGACAGCATTCATTTCGGCACGGCGCCCAAACCGGTACCGGCCGAATCGCTCACGCCGGACAAGCTGATCGTTGCCGCTTTCAGCGGCATGAGCCCGCTATTGGCCAAGGAAATCGCATATCGCGCGGCAGCGGCCAATCCGAACGAGAAACTGCCGAACGGATTGGACGAGATTCAGCGAACCGGCGAAATGCTATGGCCGTTCTTCCGCGACATGATGACGCCGTTCCGCTCCGGATCGTACGAGCCGCAGATCGTTGCGCTGGCAGGAGGAAACGGCAAATCCGCCTTTTCCGTCACGCCGCTGACGCATCTGAAGGGCGAAACGGCTGCGTTCGAAACCGTCAGCGCCTGCCTGGAAGCGTTCTATGGCGACAAGGCGCAGCGCGATACCGTGAAGCAGCGGGTATCCGATCTCATCCGCTTCCTGCAGAACGAACGCGGCAAGAACGAGAAGAAGCTGGAGAAGCTTGAAGAATCGCTCCGCGAAGCGCAGGATGCCGATAAATTCCGCATCTTGGGCGAGCTGCTGACGGCCAGCCTGCATCAAATCCAGCGCGGCGATACGACGGTCGAGCTGGCCAACTACTATGAAGAGGAAATGCCTCTTATCACCATTCCGCTTGACCCGCAGCTGACGCCTTCCCAGAACGCGCAGCGGCTGTTCAAGAAGTACGCGAAATTCCGCAACAGTCAAGTGTTCGTCACCGAGCAAATGGGACTTGCCGAGCAGGAAATCCAGTATCTCGCCTCGCTGCTGCAGCAGCTGGACAGCGCATCGCTTGCGGACATCGAGGAAATCCGCGACGAGCTTGCGGAGCAAGGCTACATGCGGCAGCGCGAGAAGCGCGGCGCCAAGAAGAAGAAATCGAAGCAGCCCGCGCTCCTCTGCTATACGTCTTCGGAAGGACTGCCGATCTTCGTAGGCAAGAATAATACGCAGAACGACTTCTTGACGAACAAGGTCGCCGGACCGAACGACACATGGCTGCATACGAAAGATATTCCGGGCTCGCATGTCGTGATTCGAGGGGCAAACTTCAACGATCGCACGCTCGAAGAAGCGGCTATGCTGGCGGCACAATTCAGCCAAGCCCGTTCCTCGTCCATGGTGCCCGTCGACTACACGCTGATTCGTCACGTGAAGAAGCCAAGCGGCGCCAAACCGGGATTTGTCATCTACGATCATCAAAAAACGCTGTTCATCACACCGGACGAACAGCGTCTGAAAGACCTTCCTTCGCAAATCAAAGCGTAG
- a CDS encoding calcium-translocating P-type ATPase, SERCA-type, protein MEQGMWHGLETAELAQTLDANLETGLAPGTAAERLTQVGRNELSEGKKVSPVLLFLGQFKDFMVLVLMGATLISGLLGEYLDAITIVAIIVINAVLGFVQEFRAEKSLRALKALSAPMAKALRGGEVVVIPASELVPGDIVELESGDRIPADLRFLETNSCYAEESALTGESVPVSKHCDPIKTADLPLGDMRNIGFMGTMITRGTAKGIIIRTGMNTEMGKIANLIQQTETMETPLQHRLEQLGKILIIVALALTVMVVLAGILHGQPAYEMFLAGVSLAVAAIPEGLPAIVTIALALGVQRMIKRRAIVRKLPSVETLGCASVICSDKTGTLTQNKMTVTKLWIGGRNMEITGEGYEPAGGCFESGKFVDVKHDQALRRLLQVAALCNNATVTKLDPEADNKRKKGKGVIVQDEWVLKGDPTEGALTVLASKLGVSAKSMEGLYKRIKEYPFDSERKRMSVLVTHQGGRLICTKGAPDVLMNQCTYILWDGKVVPFTATLKQKVSDSAENMAAGALRVLGFAYRELRPHDASEVDTDVENQLIFVGLSGMIDPPRREVKEAIANCRRAGIKTVMITGDHQLTAEAIAGQLGIMPRGGIAVSGQQLNEMSEEQLERLADNIFVYARVSPEHKLRIVKALQRKGHVVAMTGDGVNDAPAIKAADIGIAMGITGTDVSKEASSLVLSDDNFSSIVAAIEEGRGIYENIRKFIRYLLASNVGEILTMFLAMMAGLPLPLVPIQILWVNLVTDGLPAMALGVDQAEKDLMQQKPRSAKENIFARRLGWKIISRGILIGVFTLAAFWITLRIKPGDPQNLIHAQTVAFATLVMAQLIHVFDCRSSRSIFHRNILQNKYLLFAVLSSVVLMAAVLYVPVLQPIFKTVPLSFRDWCLVIVAAGIPTFFMGIGSVLGTTDKKKKSKWPLSGQKATAR, encoded by the coding sequence ATGGAACAGGGGATGTGGCATGGGCTGGAAACGGCCGAGCTGGCTCAAACGCTGGATGCGAATCTGGAAACCGGGCTGGCGCCGGGAACGGCGGCCGAGCGGCTGACGCAGGTGGGCCGAAACGAGCTTTCGGAGGGGAAGAAAGTTTCCCCGGTATTGCTGTTTCTGGGTCAGTTCAAAGACTTCATGGTGCTGGTGCTCATGGGGGCAACGTTAATCTCGGGACTGCTCGGCGAATATTTGGACGCGATTACGATCGTGGCGATCATCGTCATTAATGCCGTTCTTGGATTCGTGCAAGAATTCAGGGCGGAGAAATCGCTGCGTGCATTAAAGGCATTGTCCGCGCCGATGGCCAAGGCGCTCCGCGGCGGGGAAGTCGTCGTCATTCCGGCGAGCGAGCTCGTACCGGGAGATATCGTCGAGTTGGAAAGCGGCGACCGGATTCCGGCAGACCTGCGTTTTCTCGAGACGAACAGCTGTTATGCGGAAGAATCGGCACTGACAGGCGAATCGGTGCCGGTCAGCAAACATTGCGATCCGATCAAGACGGCCGATCTTCCGCTCGGAGATATGCGCAATATCGGCTTCATGGGCACGATGATCACTCGCGGGACTGCCAAAGGGATCATCATTCGGACAGGCATGAACACGGAAATGGGCAAAATCGCCAATCTCATCCAGCAGACGGAAACGATGGAAACGCCGCTGCAGCATCGACTGGAGCAGCTCGGAAAAATTCTCATCATCGTTGCCCTGGCGCTGACGGTCATGGTCGTACTTGCAGGAATTCTTCATGGACAGCCTGCCTACGAAATGTTCCTGGCCGGCGTCAGTCTGGCGGTAGCCGCAATTCCGGAAGGCCTCCCGGCCATCGTAACGATCGCGCTTGCACTCGGCGTGCAGCGGATGATCAAGCGGCGCGCGATCGTGCGCAAGCTGCCTTCCGTCGAGACGCTCGGCTGCGCGTCCGTTATTTGCTCCGACAAAACAGGCACGCTGACGCAAAATAAAATGACCGTAACGAAGCTGTGGATCGGCGGCCGTAACATGGAGATTACCGGCGAAGGGTACGAGCCCGCAGGCGGCTGCTTCGAAAGCGGCAAATTCGTCGACGTGAAACACGATCAGGCGCTGCGCCGGCTGCTGCAAGTCGCCGCGCTCTGCAATAACGCGACCGTAACGAAGCTGGATCCGGAAGCGGACAATAAGCGCAAGAAGGGCAAGGGCGTCATCGTCCAGGACGAGTGGGTGCTGAAAGGCGATCCGACGGAGGGCGCATTGACGGTGCTGGCATCCAAGCTGGGCGTGTCGGCGAAATCGATGGAGGGGCTGTACAAGCGGATCAAGGAATATCCGTTCGACTCCGAGCGGAAGCGGATGTCCGTCCTTGTCACGCATCAAGGCGGCCGCTTGATTTGCACCAAAGGCGCGCCGGACGTACTGATGAATCAATGCACGTACATTCTGTGGGACGGCAAAGTCGTTCCGTTCACGGCGACGCTGAAGCAGAAGGTGAGCGACTCCGCGGAGAATATGGCCGCTGGCGCGCTTCGCGTACTTGGCTTCGCCTACCGGGAGCTTCGTCCGCATGATGCCTCGGAAGTCGATACGGATGTTGAAAACCAACTGATCTTCGTGGGCTTATCCGGCATGATCGATCCGCCGCGCCGCGAAGTGAAGGAAGCGATCGCGAATTGCCGCCGCGCAGGCATCAAGACGGTAATGATCACCGGCGACCACCAATTGACGGCGGAAGCGATCGCCGGACAGCTTGGCATCATGCCGCGCGGGGGCATCGCCGTCAGCGGCCAGCAGTTGAACGAAATGTCGGAAGAGCAGCTGGAACGGCTGGCGGACAATATTTTCGTCTATGCGCGGGTATCCCCTGAACATAAGCTCCGCATCGTCAAAGCCTTGCAGCGCAAAGGACATGTCGTGGCGATGACCGGCGACGGAGTGAATGACGCGCCGGCGATCAAAGCAGCCGATATCGGCATCGCGATGGGGATCACGGGAACCGACGTATCCAAGGAAGCATCGTCGCTCGTGTTGAGCGACGACAATTTCTCGAGCATCGTGGCCGCGATCGAGGAAGGCCGGGGCATCTACGAGAACATCCGCAAATTTATCCGCTACCTGCTTGCTTCGAACGTCGGCGAAATCTTGACGATGTTCCTGGCGATGATGGCAGGTCTGCCGCTGCCGCTCGTGCCGATCCAAATTCTATGGGTCAACCTCGTGACGGACGGACTGCCTGCGATGGCGCTCGGCGTCGATCAGGCGGAGAAGGATCTCATGCAGCAGAAGCCGCGATCCGCGAAAGAAAATATTTTTGCCCGCAGGCTCGGCTGGAAAATCATTAGCCGCGGTATCTTGATCGGCGTCTTCACGCTCGCCGCGTTCTGGATCACGCTGCGCATCAAGCCGGGCGATCCGCAAAATCTCATTCATGCGCAGACTGTAGCTTTCGCAACGCTCGTCATGGCGCAGTTGATCCATGTGTTCGACTGCCGCAGCTCGAGGTCGATTTTCCACCGCAACATCCTGCAAAATAAATATTTGCTGTTCGCCGTGCTTTCTTCCGTCGTGTTAATGGCCGCCGTTCTGTACGTTCCGGTCTTGCAGCCGATCTTCAAGACCGTACCGCTCAGCTTCCGCGACTGGTGCCTCGTCATCGTCGCCGCCGGCATCCCGACATTCTTCATGGGCATCGGCAGCGTGCTCGGCACGACCGACAAGAAGAAGAAATCCAAATGGCCGCTCAGCGGGCAAAAAGCAACCGCGAGATAA
- the rpoZ gene encoding DNA-directed RNA polymerase subunit omega, which translates to MLYPSIDEMMKKVDSKYSLVVAASRRARKLRDGSKSEIRNPKSHKYVGVALEEIYQDILVVESTLNKKDE; encoded by the coding sequence TTGTTGTATCCATCGATCGATGAAATGATGAAGAAAGTAGACAGCAAGTATTCGCTAGTTGTCGCAGCCTCGCGTCGTGCGCGCAAACTTCGGGACGGAAGCAAGAGCGAAATTCGGAATCCGAAATCGCATAAATACGTTGGCGTAGCGCTGGAAGAAATCTACCAGGACATTCTCGTGGTTGAGAGCACGCTGAACAAGAAAGACGAATGA